The following are encoded in a window of Amycolatopsis lexingtonensis genomic DNA:
- a CDS encoding GntR family transcriptional regulator, with the protein MTTASERQPLAATRQRVRDELRERILTGRLRPGDRLVERELAEDFGVSRVPVREAIRALEAEGFLVEQSARRIVVRQLARVDVEELFDVREALEGLAAGRAAERAGAAELKRLERVLADAARATARGDAARITVLNSRFHDEIVAIAGNTLLTTMLQPLQGRLRWLTSQNEHWAELLDEHRRLYDAIASGDADRAHAEAVEHVRVNREVTLKSLFGAAEAGERPAG; encoded by the coding sequence GTGACGACGGCGAGTGAGCGGCAACCTCTCGCGGCCACCCGCCAGCGGGTGCGCGACGAGCTGCGCGAACGGATCCTGACCGGCCGGCTCCGCCCGGGTGACCGGCTGGTCGAGCGCGAGCTGGCCGAGGACTTCGGCGTGTCCCGCGTCCCGGTCCGCGAGGCCATCCGCGCGCTCGAAGCCGAGGGGTTCCTCGTCGAGCAGTCGGCGCGCCGGATCGTCGTCCGGCAGCTGGCGCGAGTCGACGTCGAGGAGCTGTTCGACGTCCGGGAAGCCCTCGAAGGGCTCGCGGCGGGGCGTGCCGCCGAACGGGCGGGCGCGGCGGAGCTGAAGCGGCTCGAGCGGGTGCTCGCCGACGCCGCCCGCGCGACCGCCCGCGGCGACGCGGCCCGGATCACCGTGCTCAACTCGCGCTTCCACGACGAGATCGTCGCCATCGCCGGCAACACGCTGCTCACCACGATGCTGCAGCCCCTGCAGGGCAGGCTCCGCTGGCTCACGAGCCAGAACGAGCACTGGGCCGAACTGCTCGACGAGCACCGCCGGCTTTACGATGCCATCGCGTCCGGCGACGCGGACCGGGCGCACGCCGAAGCCGTCGAGCACGTGCGCGTGAACCGCGAGGTGACGCTGAAGTCCCTCTTCGGCGCGGCCGAAGCGGGGGAGCGCCCGGCGGGCTGA